In the Planktothrix sp. FACHB-1365 genome, one interval contains:
- a CDS encoding RNA-guided endonuclease TnpB family protein — protein MEKAYSYRFYPTPEQESLLRRTLGCVRLVYNKALHERTQAWYERQERVGYAQTSSMLTNWKKQEDLDFLNEVSSVPLQQGLRHLQTAFTNFFSGRTQHPKFKKKHQGGSAEFTKSAFKYKNGEIYLAKCLEPLPIRWSRQIPKGCEPSTVTVRWHPCRRWHISIRFDEAIKPLAITDKSIGIDLGISSLIVTSDGQKIANPKPYKKHYRRLRRAQKSLSRKQKGSKNREKARIKAAKIHAQISDSRKDHLHKLTTQLVRENQRIVVEDLAVKNMVKNRKLAQAISDVSWGEITRQLAYKCRWYGRTYIEIDRWFPSSKRCSNCGHIVEKMPLSVREWECYKCRTHHDRDINASKNVLAAGLAVSVCGASVRPEQSKSVKATAMKQKPKL, from the coding sequence ATGGAAAAAGCCTATTCTTACCGATTTTACCCAACCCCTGAACAAGAGTCGCTATTGCGACGTACATTGGGTTGCGTAAGATTAGTTTACAATAAAGCTCTCCATGAACGGACTCAAGCTTGGTATGAAAGACAAGAAAGAGTAGGATACGCTCAAACATCCTCAATGTTAACTAATTGGAAAAAACAAGAGGATTTAGACTTTTTAAATGAAGTTAGTTCCGTTCCCTTACAACAAGGTTTAAGACACTTACAAACAGCGTTTACTAACTTTTTTTCAGGTCGTACCCAACATCCTAAGTTTAAAAAGAAACATCAAGGAGGAAGTGCAGAATTTACTAAATCTGCTTTCAAATATAAAAACGGAGAAATTTATTTAGCTAAATGTTTAGAACCCTTACCTATTCGATGGTCAAGACAAATACCAAAAGGGTGTGAACCCAGCACCGTAACAGTTAGGTGGCATCCGTGCAGACGGTGGCATATCTCTATTAGATTTGATGAGGCTATCAAACCTTTAGCAATTACCGATAAATCAATAGGAATTGACTTAGGAATTAGTAGCCTTATAGTGACCAGTGACGGGCAAAAAATAGCTAATCCTAAGCCTTATAAAAAACATTATCGTCGCTTAAGACGAGCGCAAAAAAGTCTATCTCGAAAACAGAAAGGGTCTAAAAATCGGGAAAAAGCCAGAATCAAAGCAGCTAAGATTCACGCTCAAATAAGCGATAGTAGAAAAGACCATTTACATAAGCTAACCACTCAATTAGTTCGTGAAAACCAAAGGATTGTGGTTGAGGACTTAGCGGTCAAGAACATGGTCAAAAACCGTAAACTAGCACAAGCTATCTCAGATGTTAGTTGGGGTGAAATTACTCGACAATTAGCCTATAAATGCCGTTGGTATGGGAGAACCTATATTGAGATAGATAGATGGTTTCCTAGTTCAAAACGGTGTAGTAACTGTGGGCATATTGTCGAGAAAATGCCGTTAAGTGTTCGAGAATGGGAATGTTATAAATGCCGGACTCACCACGACCGAGATATTAACGCCAGTAAAAATGTTTTGGCCGCAGGGCTTGCGGTGTCAGTCTGTGGAGCGAGTGTAAGACCCGAACAGAGTAAGTCTGTGAAGGCGACTGCTATGAAGCAGAAACCTAAATTGTGA
- a CDS encoding single-stranded DNA-binding protein yields the protein MSLNIVTLVGRAGRDPEVKYFESGKVVCKFTLAVRRRSSKTDEPDWFDLELWNKTAEVAANYVRKGTLIGIKGALKFDHWQDRNTGLQRSKPLISVEDLELLSSKRDEEGAPRNTYDEF from the coding sequence ATGAGTCTGAATATTGTTACGTTGGTTGGTCGTGCTGGCAGAGATCCAGAGGTCAAATACTTTGAATCGGGAAAAGTTGTCTGTAAGTTCACACTCGCTGTCAGACGTCGTAGTAGCAAAACCGATGAGCCGGATTGGTTCGATCTTGAACTGTGGAACAAAACCGCAGAAGTAGCGGCTAACTATGTCCGCAAGGGGACTTTAATTGGGATTAAAGGGGCATTAAAATTTGACCATTGGCAAGATCGCAATACCGGACTTCAGCGTTCTAAACCATTAATTTCGGTTGAAGACTTAGAGTTACTGAGTTCTAAACGGGATGAAGAAGGCGCACCTCGGAACACTTACGATGAGTTTTAA
- a CDS encoding tetratricopeptide repeat protein — protein sequence MAQESLDIIQSQYQAGQLAFEQGRYRESVQYLEQAREAVESNSRLGGEIQIWLVTALEASGQRPEALALCKQLIRHPTVATRQQARRLREVLEAPKLYIDPEGFVKIPDLNHLDEKEDSRSQAYPGTSTQSVSKSPPPVFVSNVEGVKTQDNYFLWVALIMILLVSGGLFWLGSF from the coding sequence GTGGCTCAAGAATCATTAGACATCATCCAAAGTCAATACCAAGCGGGTCAATTGGCGTTTGAACAGGGGCGTTATCGAGAGTCTGTTCAATATTTAGAACAGGCTCGTGAAGCTGTAGAATCTAATTCTCGTCTGGGTGGAGAAATCCAAATCTGGTTAGTGACAGCGTTAGAAGCCTCTGGTCAGCGGCCGGAGGCTCTCGCCCTGTGCAAACAGTTGATTCGTCATCCGACCGTTGCGACCCGTCAACAGGCGCGTCGGTTACGAGAAGTGTTAGAAGCGCCCAAACTCTATATTGACCCAGAGGGATTTGTTAAAATTCCTGATTTGAATCATCTCGATGAGAAGGAAGATTCGCGCTCCCAAGCTTATCCGGGAACATCAACTCAGTCTGTTTCTAAATCTCCTCCTCCAGTGTTCGTGAGCAATGTTGAGGGGGTAAAGACCCAAGACAATTACTTTTTGTGGGTGGCGTTAATCATGATATTGCTCGTCAGTGGTGGGTTATTCTGGCTAGGCTCCTTTTAA
- a CDS encoding response regulator → MEVEIPQLESVKRQLMNHQRPKKPKMLVVDDEPDNLDLLYRTFRRNFNVFKAESGVRALEILEDEGEVAVIISDQRMPEMKGTEFLSKTVPQFPNTVRIILTGFTDIEDLVDAINSGQVYKYITKPWDPNELKAVVERAAETYELLNQRTAELNRAQAQTQLLATIMEAAQADANLESLLTTIAEAVAKQFQADVCILQSIQDNHLTSTIGHYSGTGVLENWLDRDPIVQEALTTGTVQASINITADPTLATLPHYQSSGIQAHINAPIRYRDRQIALLSIQWKHPCQMSPDDLTTIYLVAQQIALAVISLDH, encoded by the coding sequence ATGGAAGTTGAAATTCCCCAACTAGAAAGTGTTAAGCGCCAACTCATGAACCATCAGCGACCCAAAAAGCCCAAGATGTTGGTAGTTGACGATGAGCCAGATAATTTAGATCTGCTCTACCGTACATTTCGACGGAATTTTAATGTATTTAAGGCTGAAAGTGGCGTTCGAGCACTCGAAATTTTGGAAGATGAAGGGGAAGTGGCCGTTATTATCTCCGACCAACGAATGCCTGAAATGAAAGGGACGGAGTTTCTCAGCAAAACAGTGCCTCAGTTCCCTAATACCGTGCGAATTATTCTAACCGGGTTTACCGATATTGAGGACTTGGTAGATGCGATTAATTCTGGCCAGGTCTACAAATACATTACTAAGCCTTGGGACCCCAATGAACTCAAAGCTGTTGTGGAACGCGCCGCAGAAACTTATGAACTGCTGAACCAACGCACCGCAGAACTTAATCGTGCTCAGGCTCAAACCCAACTGTTAGCAACGATTATGGAAGCCGCACAAGCCGATGCTAACTTGGAAAGTCTATTGACAACCATTGCTGAAGCAGTAGCAAAACAGTTCCAAGCGGATGTTTGCATTTTACAATCCATTCAAGATAATCACCTGACTTCAACAATTGGTCATTATAGTGGTACGGGTGTTCTGGAAAACTGGTTAGACCGTGATCCTATCGTCCAAGAAGCCCTAACAACGGGAACCGTACAAGCCTCTATTAATATTACGGCTGATCCCACCTTAGCAACTCTCCCCCACTATCAAAGTTCAGGAATTCAAGCTCATATTAATGCTCCCATTCGCTATCGAGATCGTCAGATTGCTCTATTATCAATACAGTGGAAGCATCCTTGTCAGATGAGTCCTGATGATTTAACCACCATTTATTTAGTGGCCCAACAAATCGCCTTGGCTGTTATCAGCCTTGACCATTAA